In Streptomyces sp. NBC_00483, a single window of DNA contains:
- a CDS encoding isochorismate synthase produces the protein MTTSLTGPITVNRSDAPVPELVEPGSATALLEEYAPVTDRFLATPHRTLLGRGVVAELPHRDGPLSPRVRALLDARRRAGDPNPVVMGALPFAPDAAPALAVPEAVRWAPPLREDPLIALPVPSTGDAADWTVREVPEPGVYGAAVAAAVERMKGGEFDKVVLARTLELTASKAPDLPTMLRRLARRDPAGYTFAVPSAPGRTLIGASPELLVSRSGSTLTANPLAGSAPRSADLAEDVRRAAALLESAKDLHEHAVVVDAVRAALAPFCRTIDVPVRPTLVRTAAMWHLSTTVTGELADPERTTALDLASALHPTPAVCGTPTDLARQVIAESEPFDRGAYTGMVGWQNADGDGEWVVTIRCAEAEGRLLRLFAGAGVVAESSPEAETAETGAKFRTFLNAVGAAL, from the coding sequence ATGACCACGTCTCTGACCGGTCCGATCACGGTCAATCGTTCCGACGCACCCGTCCCCGAGCTCGTTGAGCCCGGGTCAGCCACCGCGCTCCTTGAGGAGTACGCGCCCGTCACCGATCGGTTCCTTGCTACTCCGCATCGCACTCTGCTCGGGCGGGGTGTTGTTGCTGAACTTCCGCACAGAGACGGGCCGTTGAGTCCCCGTGTGCGGGCGTTGCTCGATGCTCGGCGGAGGGCCGGGGATCCGAATCCCGTCGTGATGGGTGCGCTGCCCTTCGCCCCGGACGCGGCTCCCGCTCTCGCCGTTCCGGAGGCCGTGCGGTGGGCGCCGCCGCTGCGTGAGGACCCGCTCATCGCGCTGCCTGTGCCGTCGACCGGGGACGCCGCCGACTGGACGGTGCGCGAGGTTCCGGAGCCCGGGGTGTACGGAGCCGCCGTCGCCGCGGCCGTCGAGCGCATGAAGGGCGGTGAGTTCGACAAGGTCGTGCTCGCCCGGACGCTCGAACTGACCGCGTCCAAGGCTCCCGATCTCCCCACCATGCTGCGGCGCCTGGCCCGGCGCGACCCGGCCGGCTACACCTTCGCCGTGCCCAGCGCCCCCGGCCGTACCCTCATCGGCGCGAGCCCCGAACTCCTCGTCTCCCGCAGCGGGTCGACGCTCACCGCGAACCCCCTTGCGGGTTCCGCGCCGCGTTCCGCCGACCTCGCCGAGGACGTGCGTCGCGCCGCCGCGTTGCTGGAGTCGGCCAAGGACCTGCACGAGCACGCCGTCGTCGTGGACGCGGTGCGGGCCGCCCTCGCCCCGTTCTGCCGGACCATCGACGTCCCCGTCCGCCCCACCCTCGTACGGACGGCCGCCATGTGGCACCTGTCCACCACCGTGACTGGCGAACTCGCCGACCCCGAGCGGACGACCGCCCTCGACCTCGCCTCCGCCCTGCACCCCACCCCCGCGGTGTGCGGCACCCCGACCGACCTCGCCCGTCAAGTCATCGCGGAGTCCGAGCCGTTCGACCGCGGCGCCTATACCGGCATGGTCGGCTGGCAGAACGCGGACGGCGACGGCGAGTGGGTCGTCACCATCCGCTGCGCCGAGGCCGAGGGCCGGCTGCTGCGCCTGTTCGCGGGTGCGGGTGTCGTCGCCGAGTCCTCGCCGGAAGCCGAGACCGCCGAGACCGGCGCGAAGTTCCGTACGTTCCTGAACGCTGTGGGAGCCGCTCTGTGA
- a CDS encoding 2,3-dihydro-2,3-dihydroxybenzoate dehydrogenase: MTTPNTGQDLAGRLALVTGAGRGIGEAVVAALAGRGARVVATDLDAESVAKVAAPYAGGQVVARALDVTDAGAVEALVGDVEDTLGPLDVAVNVAGILRGSAVVDLSDEDWAACFAVNTNGAMHVSRAVARRMTGRGAGSIVTVASNAAGIPRKGMAAYAASKAATAMFTKCLGLEVAAHGVRCNNVCPGSTLTDMQRGMWEAAPGGDVEAGARSVIEGDLAAHRTGIPLGRIADPGDIAEAVAFLACDRARHITMQDLYVDGGATLRG, translated from the coding sequence GTGACCACCCCGAACACTGGTCAGGACCTGGCCGGCCGGCTCGCCCTCGTCACGGGGGCGGGCCGGGGGATCGGCGAGGCGGTCGTCGCCGCGCTCGCCGGGCGCGGCGCGCGTGTCGTTGCCACGGACCTGGATGCCGAATCTGTCGCGAAGGTCGCGGCCCCTTACGCCGGAGGGCAGGTCGTCGCCCGGGCCCTCGACGTCACCGATGCGGGAGCCGTGGAGGCGCTCGTCGGTGATGTCGAGGACACCCTCGGGCCCCTTGATGTCGCCGTCAACGTCGCCGGGATCCTGCGGGGTTCGGCCGTCGTGGACCTCAGCGACGAGGACTGGGCGGCGTGTTTCGCCGTCAATACCAACGGTGCCATGCACGTCTCCCGTGCCGTCGCGCGGCGGATGACGGGGCGCGGCGCCGGCAGCATCGTCACCGTTGCCTCGAATGCGGCGGGTATTCCGCGGAAGGGCATGGCGGCGTACGCCGCGTCGAAGGCGGCCACCGCGATGTTCACCAAATGCCTCGGCCTGGAGGTCGCCGCGCACGGGGTGCGGTGCAACAACGTCTGTCCCGGGTCGACGCTCACCGACATGCAGCGTGGCATGTGGGAGGCGGCTCCCGGGGGTGACGTGGAGGCCGGGGCGCGGTCCGTGATCGAGGGGGACCTCGCGGCTCACCGCACCGGTATTCCTCTCGGGCGCATTGCCGATCCCGGGGACATCGCGGAGGCGGTTGCGTTCCTTGCCTGCGACAGGGCTCGGCACATCACGATGCAGGACCTGTACGTCGACGGGGGCGCGACCCTCCGGGGGTGA
- a CDS encoding ABC transporter substrate-binding protein — MSSPRIRRAALIPAAAVTGALLLSACGSGSGDDAGGAEKAGSASKTRQLTDAQGRKVKVPSDPKKVVALSEPTLDAALALGVEPVGTTAGRGQKGVSSYLADKASKSQVVASVAEADMEKLAALQPDLILLDETTGAKKTVDKLQEIAPTVVTAKLNENWKTAFTDTADALNKKSDAKKWLADFDTQVADTKKKLGDNAGKSVSVIRWQDGAPSVVGKGEGHVGSTLKALGMDRPKDQQGASTGHSEPVSLEKLATIDGDWLFFGALGTEADSEKAYGEAQKVTNFGKLKAEKDSHVVVIDGSAWNSAGGPLAARTVLDDIKGALAK, encoded by the coding sequence ATGTCCTCCCCGAGAATCCGCCGCGCCGCCCTGATACCGGCCGCCGCCGTCACCGGCGCCCTGCTTCTGAGCGCCTGCGGCAGCGGCAGCGGAGACGACGCCGGCGGCGCCGAGAAGGCCGGGTCCGCGTCGAAGACGCGGCAGCTCACCGACGCCCAGGGCCGCAAGGTCAAGGTGCCGAGCGACCCGAAGAAGGTCGTCGCGCTGAGCGAGCCGACCCTCGACGCGGCGCTCGCACTCGGCGTCGAGCCGGTCGGCACCACCGCGGGCCGCGGCCAGAAGGGCGTGTCCTCCTACCTCGCCGACAAGGCGTCCAAGTCGCAGGTCGTCGCGTCCGTCGCCGAGGCCGACATGGAGAAGCTCGCCGCGCTCCAGCCCGACCTGATCCTCCTCGACGAGACGACCGGCGCGAAGAAGACCGTCGACAAACTCCAGGAGATCGCGCCGACCGTCGTCACCGCGAAGCTCAACGAGAACTGGAAGACGGCCTTCACGGACACCGCGGACGCCCTCAACAAGAAGTCCGACGCCAAGAAGTGGCTCGCCGACTTCGACACGCAGGTCGCCGACACGAAGAAGAAGCTCGGCGACAACGCCGGCAAGTCCGTCTCCGTCATCCGCTGGCAGGACGGCGCCCCGTCCGTCGTCGGCAAGGGCGAGGGCCACGTCGGCTCGACGCTCAAGGCGCTCGGCATGGACCGGCCCAAGGACCAGCAGGGCGCGAGCACCGGGCACAGCGAGCCGGTCTCCCTGGAGAAGCTCGCGACCATCGACGGCGACTGGTTGTTCTTCGGTGCGCTCGGCACGGAGGCCGACAGTGAGAAGGCCTACGGCGAGGCCCAAAAGGTCACCAACTTCGGCAAGTTGAAGGCCGAGAAGGACAGCCACGTCGTCGTCATCGACGGCTCCGCGTGGAACAGCGCGGGCGGTCCGCTCGCCGCGCGGACCGTCCTCGACGACATCAAGGGGGCGCTGGCCAAGTGA
- the fes gene encoding enterochelin esterase: MSVQSVAALPDHRPDRVTGARVARLEECIAAADDAQRAHIAEEFWQEAAARGTPLVEELDGEPDHRAVTFLWRGHRATRQVLLMVSHLGDRAHLAGSLMEQVPGTDIWHFGLRLRADHRASYRIAADVSAKEPPEDPEVLQARLRSLAVHAAHDPLNPRRLPTRWGAGDNSVFALPEAPAPAWTERRGTVPAGRVERHRIGAAALGGDRDVRNERDVWVYLPPASCGDTERPGSRGDTERPGPRGDTERLPVLVLCDGDMWFGRVGLQHTLDSLIADGLLPPLAVLAPDAVDRHTRNRELGARDPFVEFLADELLPWAAGRWPLATDPARTVVAGQSLGGLAALHAGRLRPDRFGHVVAQSPSLWWRPTLAPGVVQKHIIGVPWLAARYAETDPAPITVHLDAGLHEGTMVDHCRTLCDTLHSARYEVTRNEFNGGHDYACWHVALVDALIRLLGAGPAPA, from the coding sequence ATGAGCGTCCAGTCCGTTGCCGCCCTGCCGGACCACCGGCCGGACCGCGTCACCGGTGCCCGCGTCGCGCGCCTCGAGGAGTGCATCGCCGCGGCCGACGACGCTCAACGCGCGCACATCGCCGAGGAGTTCTGGCAGGAGGCCGCCGCCCGCGGCACGCCACTCGTCGAGGAACTCGACGGCGAACCCGACCACCGGGCGGTCACCTTCCTGTGGCGCGGCCACCGCGCCACCCGGCAGGTGCTGCTCATGGTCAGCCACCTCGGCGACCGCGCCCACCTCGCGGGCTCCCTCATGGAGCAGGTCCCGGGCACCGACATCTGGCACTTCGGTCTGCGGCTGCGCGCGGACCACCGTGCCTCGTACCGGATCGCCGCCGACGTCTCGGCCAAGGAGCCGCCCGAGGACCCCGAGGTGCTGCAGGCGCGGCTGCGCTCCCTCGCCGTGCACGCGGCGCACGACCCGCTCAACCCCCGCCGCCTCCCCACCCGTTGGGGCGCGGGCGACAACTCCGTCTTCGCCCTGCCCGAGGCCCCCGCCCCGGCGTGGACCGAGCGGCGCGGCACCGTGCCCGCCGGGCGCGTCGAGCGGCACAGGATCGGTGCCGCGGCGCTGGGTGGCGACCGCGATGTACGTAACGAACGTGACGTATGGGTATATTTGCCCCCGGCTTCTTGCGGTGACACGGAACGTCCGGGTTCTCGCGGTGACACGGAACGTCCGGGTCCTCGCGGTGACACGGAACGGCTGCCCGTCCTCGTGCTCTGCGACGGCGACATGTGGTTCGGCCGCGTGGGCCTCCAGCACACCCTCGACTCGCTGATCGCCGACGGGCTGCTGCCGCCGCTGGCCGTGCTCGCGCCGGACGCCGTCGACCGGCACACCCGCAACCGTGAACTCGGCGCCCGGGACCCCTTCGTGGAGTTCCTCGCGGACGAGCTGCTGCCGTGGGCGGCGGGCCGCTGGCCCCTCGCCACGGACCCGGCGCGCACCGTCGTCGCGGGACAGAGCCTCGGCGGCCTGGCCGCCCTGCACGCGGGACGGCTGCGACCGGACCGTTTCGGCCATGTTGTCGCCCAGTCGCCCTCGCTGTGGTGGCGGCCGACCCTGGCGCCGGGCGTCGTGCAGAAACACATCATCGGCGTGCCGTGGCTCGCCGCCCGGTACGCGGAGACCGACCCCGCGCCGATCACCGTCCACCTCGACGCGGGTCTGCACGAGGGCACGATGGTCGACCACTGCCGGACGCTCTGCGACACGCTGCACTCGGCCCGCTACGAGGTCACCCGCAACGAGTTCAACGGCGGTCACGACTACGCCTGTTGGCACGTCGCGCTCGTCGACGCCCTGATCCGTCTCCTGGGCGCCGGCCCCGCCCCCGCCTAG
- a CDS encoding FecCD family ABC transporter permease encodes MPAVIRLRPGGTRQLPATEPRSRPPRTAGLVIGLVLLLAAAALSLAVGTEHLTLGQVWSGLFSPSGSRYDNIVRELRLPRTFIGIAVGAALGLAGGVMQVLTRNPLADPGLLGVNAGSSAAVVTAISVFGITSFTGYLWFALIGAAVAAIVVNALGGTRSATPVRLALAGTAVNAALFGYVNGLQQWDLSTLDSMRFWSVGTLEKRDPELLLTALPLLIAGALLAFALARPLGALSLGEDHARALGTSVRRTRVLSIVAITLLCGSATAVCGPIGFVGLMIPHAVRAFTGPDPRWMLPYCALFAPTLLLVADVIGRVVVAPSEIQADIVTSFIGGLIFVHLVRQRKVAQL; translated from the coding sequence ATGCCCGCAGTGATACGACTCCGCCCCGGCGGAACACGACAACTCCCGGCCACCGAGCCGCGCAGCCGCCCACCCCGCACCGCGGGTCTCGTGATCGGCCTGGTGCTGCTCCTCGCGGCGGCCGCCCTCTCGCTCGCGGTGGGCACGGAGCACCTCACGCTCGGCCAGGTCTGGAGCGGGCTGTTCTCGCCGTCCGGCTCCCGATACGACAACATCGTTCGTGAACTGCGGCTCCCCCGGACGTTCATCGGCATCGCCGTGGGCGCGGCGCTCGGGCTCGCGGGCGGCGTGATGCAGGTGCTGACCCGCAACCCCCTCGCCGACCCCGGGCTGCTCGGGGTGAACGCGGGCTCGTCGGCCGCCGTCGTCACCGCGATCAGCGTGTTCGGCATCACGTCGTTCACCGGATATCTGTGGTTCGCACTGATCGGCGCCGCCGTCGCCGCCATCGTCGTCAACGCCCTGGGTGGCACCCGGTCGGCGACGCCGGTACGTCTCGCGCTCGCCGGCACGGCCGTCAACGCGGCCCTGTTCGGCTACGTCAACGGGCTGCAGCAGTGGGACCTGAGCACGCTCGACTCGATGCGCTTCTGGTCCGTCGGCACGCTGGAGAAGCGCGATCCCGAACTCCTGCTCACCGCACTGCCGTTGCTGATCGCCGGTGCGCTGCTCGCGTTCGCGCTCGCCCGGCCGCTCGGCGCCCTCTCGCTCGGCGAGGACCACGCCCGCGCGCTCGGCACCTCGGTGCGGCGCACCCGGGTCCTGTCGATCGTCGCGATCACGCTGCTGTGCGGCAGCGCCACCGCCGTGTGCGGGCCGATCGGCTTCGTCGGCCTGATGATCCCGCACGCGGTCCGCGCGTTCACCGGACCCGATCCCCGCTGGATGCTGCCCTACTGCGCGCTGTTCGCGCCCACCCTGCTGCTCGTGGCCGATGTCATCGGCCGGGTCGTGGTGGCGCCCTCGGAGATCCAGGCGGACATCGTCACGTCGTTCATCGGCGGGCTGATCTTCGTCCACCTCGTACGTCAGCGGAAGGTGGCCCAGCTGTGA
- a CDS encoding FecCD family ABC transporter permease, translating into MTPETLEPLEKEEPRALKAELRRGRLRIGRFSVRFDPRTVLVCLALIVVTACLVVLSVGTGTYELSPMEVLRTFAGNGPPGAEFIVLDLRLPRAVVAVLVGFGTGMAGAVFQSLTRNPLGSPDIIGFGNGASAGALVAIIFLDAGAAQTALGALVGGFATAIAVYLLAWRRGVHGYRLVLVGIGVSAVLGAATSFLYIRADIGKAAQAASWTIGSLNDRGWTEARTAALGLIFCVPVVMVFGRRLTMLEMGDDTAGALGVPPERSRLILLCAGTGLTAMAVAAAGPIPFLAMASPQLARRVTRAAGPNVLPAAWMGALLVTAADLLTQRVTGSALMPVGVVTGVAGGLFLAWLLLQERRAHHV; encoded by the coding sequence GTGACCCCAGAGACCCTGGAGCCCCTGGAGAAGGAGGAACCTCGGGCCCTCAAGGCCGAGTTGCGCCGCGGAAGGCTGCGGATCGGCCGGTTCTCGGTCCGCTTCGACCCGCGTACGGTGCTCGTCTGCCTGGCGCTGATCGTGGTCACGGCGTGCCTGGTGGTGCTCTCCGTCGGGACGGGCACGTACGAGCTGTCGCCGATGGAGGTGCTGCGGACATTCGCGGGGAACGGGCCGCCGGGCGCCGAGTTCATCGTGCTCGACCTGCGGCTGCCGCGCGCCGTCGTGGCGGTCCTCGTCGGCTTCGGGACGGGCATGGCGGGCGCCGTCTTCCAGTCGCTCACCCGCAATCCGCTGGGCAGCCCGGACATCATCGGGTTCGGCAACGGCGCGTCGGCGGGCGCGCTCGTCGCCATCATCTTCCTCGACGCGGGCGCCGCGCAGACGGCGCTCGGCGCGCTCGTCGGCGGCTTCGCCACGGCCATCGCCGTCTATCTGCTGGCCTGGCGCCGGGGTGTGCACGGCTACCGGCTCGTGCTCGTCGGCATCGGGGTGTCCGCGGTGCTCGGGGCGGCGACCAGCTTCCTCTACATCCGCGCCGACATCGGCAAGGCGGCCCAGGCCGCGAGCTGGACGATCGGCTCACTCAACGACCGCGGCTGGACCGAGGCCAGGACGGCCGCGCTCGGCCTGATCTTCTGCGTCCCCGTGGTCATGGTGTTCGGCCGCCGCCTGACGATGCTGGAGATGGGCGACGACACGGCGGGCGCCCTCGGTGTGCCGCCGGAGCGCAGCCGCCTGATCCTGCTGTGCGCGGGCACGGGCCTGACCGCGATGGCGGTCGCCGCTGCGGGCCCGATCCCGTTCCTCGCCATGGCCTCCCCCCAACTGGCCCGCCGCGTCACCCGCGCCGCGGGGCCGAACGTCCTGCCCGCCGCATGGATGGGCGCCCTCCTTGTGACGGCGGCCGATCTGCTGACGCAGCGCGTGACCGGTTCGGCGCTGATGCCGGTGGGCGTGGTGACGGGTGTGGCGGGCGGCCTGTTCCTGGCGTGGCTGCTGCTGCAGGAGCGCAGGGCGCACCACGTCTGA
- a CDS encoding alpha/beta hydrolase-fold protein has product MTNPTAPATPESPRLARLSDEVKAHGQAALDRFWRELARTGTPLVEPVPGFPGVRLVTVVWREDRPVEGVYLLANRVTDKHRVRHGMMRHLDGTDVWYVGLRLPLGLRSTYRIHPFGADDPHMTSDGPRSGTFRELPDDRVDPLNRHAGGPFGSLIELDEAPSLAQWPPTAGPHPGEALGFTTADGSVYRVRRFVPDTCEAGPAPGLLVVCDGERWFDRYGITAAITAAVEAGRIPPMAVVGIEAGADVAARMRQLGADPRFIDTLADELLPAVTKDLPRPPGPRNTVLCGQSLGGLTALAAALRRPDAFGTVLAHSASTWWRPGMTARPARPAEGAETWLYEQAAAAPVGDVRIRMDVGSNEGPMVDDLHRLHALMAARGFDVSLNVYTGGHDYSCWAAALIEGLSEQLVPHGTGPWGTRSG; this is encoded by the coding sequence ATGACGAACCCGACGGCGCCGGCGACACCCGAAAGCCCCCGGCTGGCTCGGCTGTCGGATGAGGTGAAAGCGCACGGGCAAGCGGCGCTCGACCGGTTCTGGCGCGAACTCGCCCGTACGGGAACGCCGTTGGTCGAGCCCGTTCCGGGCTTCCCGGGAGTGCGTCTGGTCACGGTGGTGTGGCGGGAGGACCGGCCCGTCGAGGGTGTCTATCTCCTGGCCAATCGCGTCACCGACAAGCACCGCGTACGCCACGGCATGATGCGCCACCTCGACGGCACCGATGTCTGGTACGTCGGCCTGCGGCTGCCGCTGGGCCTCCGCTCCACCTACCGCATTCATCCCTTCGGCGCGGACGATCCCCACATGACGTCCGACGGCCCGCGCAGCGGCACGTTCCGCGAGCTGCCGGACGACCGCGTGGACCCGCTGAACCGGCACGCGGGCGGGCCGTTCGGTTCCCTGATCGAGCTCGACGAGGCACCGTCACTGGCGCAGTGGCCGCCGACGGCCGGCCCGCACCCCGGCGAGGCCCTCGGCTTCACCACCGCCGACGGATCCGTGTACCGCGTACGGCGGTTCGTGCCGGACACCTGTGAAGCCGGCCCCGCCCCGGGGCTGCTCGTCGTGTGCGACGGCGAGCGGTGGTTCGACCGGTACGGCATCACGGCCGCGATCACCGCCGCCGTCGAGGCGGGCCGGATCCCGCCGATGGCCGTCGTCGGGATCGAGGCGGGGGCGGATGTCGCGGCGCGGATGCGGCAGCTCGGCGCCGATCCGCGCTTCATCGACACGCTGGCCGACGAGCTACTGCCCGCAGTGACGAAGGATCTGCCCCGGCCGCCCGGGCCCCGGAACACCGTGCTGTGCGGGCAGAGCCTCGGCGGGCTTACCGCGCTCGCGGCGGCCCTGCGCCGACCGGACGCCTTCGGCACGGTGCTCGCCCACTCGGCCTCCACGTGGTGGCGCCCCGGCATGACGGCCCGGCCGGCGCGGCCCGCGGAAGGAGCGGAGACCTGGCTGTACGAGCAGGCCGCCGCGGCACCGGTCGGCGACGTCCGTATCCGCATGGACGTCGGCTCCAACGAAGGACCGATGGTCGACGACCTGCACCGGCTGCACGCCCTGATGGCGGCCCGCGGCTTCGACGTCTCGCTGAACGTCTACACCGGAGGTCACGACTACTCCTGCTGGGCTGCCGCCCTCATCGAGGGGCTCTCGGAGCAGCTCGTGCCCCACGGCACGGGGCCGTGGGGCACGAGAAGCGGCTGA
- a CDS encoding RICIN domain-containing protein — translation MARLTRRRFIGIAAATAAAAGTQISAAQLVAAATTAVTVTVTPDPSYRQDRFEGWGTSLVWFANATGHYPAEIRERIADLVFGRDGLALNIARYNIGGGNAPDVPDYLRAGGAVEGWWKAPEGTTRTDTDWWDPGNEDHWNEDTDAAQRWWVDRIKKDITHWETFSNSPPYFMTVSGYVSGGFDASKDQLKEASVDDFATYLAGATRRLEKAHGIKVKTVDPCNEPNTDYWGTKLGADGNPTGGRQEGCHIGPGLQQKIVPALDAALRKARTGAVVSAMDETNPTTFVTNWTSYPADVKSRVAQMNVHTYGTGGRTSVRDLAKAEGTPLWMSEVEGDWGDGQSFTDMRPGLGLAQHIVDDLRELEPSAWVFWQPVEDWDNMKPGGESAKGGNWGEVQVSFSAGPDDTLETCPVYTNTKFDTARNFTHYIRPGDHLIKTDDTSSTAAVTRGGDGATVVHVNSTTSTRTVTLDLSRFATVRRGATVTPVVTSTDGKLAERAPVAVTGRKATFTVPAQSVTTFVIKGVSGVAKDAAELRRGRTYELTGVQSGKDLTVADGGGTLVIGSGTGAAGQRWRLAQISGDGPASRKRHVFTSAADGKRLAVRDGAAVVEPDTGERDPAAQWILSSTGDGTYTLVNAGTGRLLEVGGQATNEGAPVGTWQPNSGSNQRWRVTDVTS, via the coding sequence TTGGCGCGCTTGACCCGCAGACGGTTCATCGGCATCGCGGCGGCCACGGCCGCGGCGGCGGGAACCCAGATCTCGGCCGCACAGCTCGTCGCCGCCGCCACCACTGCGGTGACGGTCACGGTCACCCCCGACCCCTCGTACCGGCAGGACCGGTTCGAGGGCTGGGGCACCAGCCTGGTCTGGTTCGCGAACGCCACCGGGCACTACCCGGCCGAGATCCGCGAGAGGATCGCCGACCTCGTCTTCGGACGGGACGGCCTCGCCCTGAACATCGCCCGCTACAACATCGGCGGCGGCAACGCCCCCGACGTGCCCGACTACTTGAGGGCGGGCGGCGCCGTCGAGGGCTGGTGGAAGGCGCCCGAGGGCACCACCCGCACCGACACCGACTGGTGGGACCCCGGCAACGAGGACCACTGGAACGAGGACACCGACGCGGCCCAGCGCTGGTGGGTGGACCGGATCAAGAAGGACATCACCCACTGGGAGACGTTCTCCAACTCGCCGCCGTACTTCATGACGGTCAGCGGCTATGTCTCCGGCGGCTTCGACGCGTCGAAGGACCAGCTGAAGGAGGCGTCCGTCGACGACTTCGCCACCTATCTGGCCGGTGCGACGCGACGCCTGGAGAAGGCGCACGGCATCAAGGTGAAGACCGTCGACCCGTGCAACGAGCCCAACACCGATTACTGGGGTACCAAATTGGGAGCCGACGGCAATCCGACCGGCGGCCGCCAGGAGGGCTGCCACATCGGCCCCGGACTCCAGCAGAAGATCGTGCCCGCCCTCGACGCCGCCCTGCGCAAGGCGCGGACCGGCGCGGTCGTCTCGGCGATGGACGAGACCAACCCGACGACCTTCGTCACGAACTGGACAAGCTACCCGGCCGACGTGAAGAGCCGCGTCGCCCAGATGAACGTCCACACGTACGGCACCGGCGGCCGCACCTCCGTACGCGACCTCGCCAAGGCCGAGGGCACGCCGCTGTGGATGAGCGAGGTCGAGGGCGACTGGGGCGACGGGCAGTCCTTCACCGACATGCGGCCCGGCCTCGGGCTCGCCCAGCACATCGTCGACGATCTGCGCGAACTGGAGCCCAGCGCCTGGGTGTTCTGGCAGCCCGTCGAGGACTGGGACAACATGAAGCCCGGTGGCGAGTCCGCGAAGGGTGGCAACTGGGGCGAGGTCCAGGTCTCCTTCAGCGCGGGTCCCGACGACACTCTGGAGACCTGCCCGGTCTACACGAACACGAAGTTCGACACCGCCCGGAACTTCACCCACTACATCCGGCCCGGCGACCACCTCATCAAGACCGACGACACGAGCAGCACCGCGGCCGTCACCCGCGGCGGCGACGGCGCCACCGTCGTGCACGTCAACAGCACCACGAGCACCCGCACGGTGACGCTCGACCTGTCCAGGTTCGCGACCGTACGCCGGGGCGCGACCGTCACCCCGGTCGTGACCAGCACGGACGGCAAGCTGGCAGAGCGGGCGCCGGTCGCGGTGACGGGCCGGAAGGCCACGTTCACGGTGCCCGCGCAGTCGGTGACCACGTTCGTGATCAAGGGCGTGTCCGGGGTCGCGAAGGACGCGGCGGAGCTGCGCCGGGGACGCACCTACGAGCTGACGGGTGTGCAGAGCGGCAAGGACCTCACCGTCGCCGACGGCGGCGGCACGCTCGTCATCGGGTCAGGGACGGGCGCGGCCGGACAGCGGTGGCGGCTCGCGCAGATCAGTGGCGACGGACCCGCGAGTCGCAAGCGGCACGTGTTCACCAGCGCCGCCGACGGCAAGCGGCTCGCCGTCCGCGACGGTGCGGCGGTCGTCGAACCCGACACGGGCGAGCGCGATCCGGCCGCCCAGTGGATCCTGTCGAGCACGGGCGACGGCACGTACACCCTCGTCAACGCGGGCACGGGCCGCCTCCTGGAGGTCGGCGGGCAGGCCACGAACGAGGGTGCTCCCGTCGGGACGTGGCAGCCCAACTCCGGTTCCAATCAACGGTGGCGGGTCACCGATGTGACGTCCTGA